From Daphnia magna isolate NIES linkage group LG2, ASM2063170v1.1, whole genome shotgun sequence:
tttcaattttaattttacttgAATTCTTCTTTACGTTATTGTGAAATTGTTGTAGTGTAAATATGGGCATCTGTACTTGATCAAGAATTCCGCATGTTCCGTGaacttttaaaaggaaaataacGTTGGAAATGCGAAGTGTTCATTTGTTCGAGCCCGAGTGAGAACGGCTTGATGGATGGCATTAATTAATAAAGCAACAAAAACAGTTTCCTGATAAATGGAAGAACATGTGAAGGCAGGAAAGCTTaaaagaaagataaagaagtGGGCGGTGCATATGCGACGACGAAGAAAGGGTCCGAACGTTGTATATGCAGTGCagttgggttttttttctttttgtgcgAGCGGATCGCACATGCTCGATGACCCAGACAAAAGCTGCTGCTGAGGGGTTTCAACttgaaaaatgagaagggggTGGGGGCTGTaacttcctcttttttttctcgttcccTGGAATATATGCAGTACCACCAGTGACTTCGATCCGATCTAGTCGACACTCTTGTTGACTCTCGGTTTGAAAATAGTTGATTTTCCTCCTCCACGCACAAAAGGTAAAGCCACAAAACAATCTACTTTGaaaatttgcattttaaacatttttaaaaattgacaTTGAATTTAATTAAACCGGTTTAGTTGCACATAATGGAACAAAACTATTTCACCGACGATCCTCTGGTTGCTTACAAGGCCAACTTAGCCCAAGTTCTACATTGTTTACTCTGGACGGATGAAGGGGAGGAGAACAGAAGAGGAAACGATTCCGGTGTTGTTGAGTTGTTGGCTTCCACCCTACGGCTGCATCTGCGCAAACAGCAAGCATTCAACGAATACGTGCAGCAAACATCTGCCCGGCTCGTGGCCGTTGACGTTCGTGATAATGACAACAACTTGCCTACCATTACGACTAACACAGCAATCCAGCGCCAGATTGCCGCCGTgactgatgatgatgacgactTGATCCGACGTCGTCGGTTGCTGATGGAATGCTTTCAGGGCGTCAATCTCCATTACTCGAGTTACACCCAACAACGTCCCACGCCTCCACCGTCTCCTACACTCAGTCAAATTGGGCCTAGTCTTTGATTAACATTGTTCTAAAATTCACGACGTGTGTATACGAGTGCAATTATTTACGTTTACTTTCATCATTTTGAATGTCATCGAGTACCCTAGTCGTTGTCTGCCATCTTTGCCATTATCGAATAATCGATTTGGCAAAGTCTCCAATAACTCAGTTGAAACTGTtcagtatttttaaaaatcgtgAAATGCACtaaaacgagaaaaataaaacacaaatgATTTGTATTGCCAGTTTGGAAGAAGGTAGGGTTTGAAAAATGACTAGAAAAGGCTGTCGGTCACAAAAGATTTCAAAATTAGGTAATTAAAAGTGAAACGAAATTAAACGTTCAAAATAAGGAACAAttgtttcaattcttttttcctgcttttttcttttcgttgtaAAAATTGCACTGGTCGTCGTCAGCGACGTATGACATTTCCGAAAAAGATCTGCAACTGAACTGAAACTCTGCAGATCTTTCCTGATACCCATACAAGTCATGGAAGAGAGTCAGCCATGATGGTGTTCACGGAATCACGTTATTCGACGACGGGCCGGGATTACTAGCGACGTGAGATCGGCGGCTGTCCAGGTGCTGCTGCAATTGCTGGATAACTGGATGGTCGGCAttcagtttttcttcttccatgaGATAGCGGATCGCCTCTTTGCTGCAATACTCGTAACCTGCCAAAGTGGCGTCACCATGACCAATCTCATCATCTTCCGAATCGTCTTCTTCGTCGGAATTGTCACTGCTGCAATCGGATTCCGGTGGTGATGGAGGACGATGAAGCCGACTAGTCTCTTCGCAAGCGAATGGACGAACCAAAGCCACAGCTAAAGCCCCTGGTCCCTGCTGTCCACCTGGAGCTGCCTGATAAGCGGTTCGATGAGGGTTCAATCCGTGATCAGCTACCTCTGTGTTAGTTACAATTGATGATTTTGAAATCAGATGATGACATCTGCTATGGCTTAATATCTAGAAACCAACAGAGCAGATGGTTGCCTTTCGAGGAAATCAAAACACTTACCTAAAAGAGATCGAACTCGACGTGTGTCTTGCTGACCAGAAATGTCTTCTCCTTCCTTTGGTCAGGTTatttggaaaagaagaaaacattgaATAGGGTTGACGTGTTATTATACTGAATTAAAAACGATGAATAAGAAGACGATTGTATATTTACAGACAAATGGCGTTTGCGACTTTCCACTGTGGGTGCGTTATCCATGTTGACTTGAAAGTCTGTCGCCAGTGAGTTCCGAGCGTCGTTTGACCACACGATGAAAAGTTACAGACGGTCTATAGTATGTCCAGTGAGAAATGGAGACAAGTCAAATTGGGGGCTACGGAGCGGCAGCAGCGCAGTATCGCAGGGCACAATCACATGATTCGTTTAAAGATGGGCATCACGTACGTTTACTATTGCCCGAACTTCCGGTAGGACAATATCACTTGCTACACGCGCGCTCGAGTTTCACTCAACATTCACTTCAATTCGATTCATTAATTGTGAAACTTTTAAAGCTTTGATCTTGCAGTAATCCTTGATAATATTAAAACGGGAGACACGGAGTTTCAGTTCTAGTTGGGATCGGACAACATAAGCTACTGGTTCTTCGGCTGTTGTTGAAGTAGGGGAAATCGTTTGAATTGCTccccgaaaaagaaaaaaaaaacagatgggGGGGAGTCGAAGGGGGCCAAAGAGGATGGGGCAGACGGCAGGTGTCTCGTGCTAGAGGGGAGGCCGCAACTCCCTCTCGGTATATAATCTCTTCTTTCCCCTCTCCATCCACCCACGGTACTACACTTCAACCTACACCGGtctgggaaaaaaaaaaaaagagagcccTTCCCCCCGGATGGCTCGGATCTTTATTCATCGACACGAGCTGCGTTATCGATTCGCTCACGATCTTCTCATTCCAACATAAACTTTGATGTCCTTAAAAAGTGCTGTGAGTTTTCTAacaaagtttctttttcaaaataccaGGAATGATCTTCCAACTGTTGAACGCCCTTCCAAAAGTTCGCTGTGGTGGGCTGCGTTGGATAACGAGTCTGAATTGGACATAACAATAAGCCAACAACTTCAGCAACGCGTAGACAAGGCAAGTCAAACTTTAGAACACGAATTGCCCTCCACTCAAAGTTACACTGCAGTACCATAAGCGTTTTGTAGAACTTTTGCTTTGTTTGGAATGACATATACACACACTATAGGTATCATACAGTATACCTCCGTCAGTAGTGTATACGTTTATGTTTATATGTGTAAGTGTTAGTTCCATATAAATATCCTTCCGTCCATCTGATGAGCCATAATGAGGGCCGGGTGGTTTTTGCCAGTAAAGAGCCGCAGTCCTCCTTTCGGTCTTGCGAGAGCAACCAAGCTTGCAGGTTCGGAGCAGCTGCCACTGACAATTGTTCCGTGAGCAGAAAGGCAGGCAGCAAgctaaaaaagagaaaaagggggggaggacTTCATAATAAAAACGAATAGGGGGGGGGAGGCATTCCATTGAGTAGCAGCTGCCTGCCACGCGTTGCATTTGATTGGAGGGTACAGGGGCGTAAAATGGAGGAGAAagacccccaaaaaaataacaataaacgaaaaaaaggtttaaaaaaaaaaacagtggcATTGAGGAGGGGTCAAGTCGAACCTCCTACGCTAGTCTACTGTCTAGCGTTTTGATATTTAGATGCGGTGTATATCCTTTTAACAATCCAGCGTTCGTGCATAGATCAAAGCAGCACGCGGACTGCACGGCTCAGCGCGCATCCAAAGTCTTCGTGCGGTCGAGCGCATTGTAGCTGGCGcgccaaaaaagaaacaaatgaactttctgtcttttttttttttcaaagtaaaaacaacTTTCAAtgcttcatttttattttattttttttaatggtttcaCCGAAAATTCTAGTGAACAAGAACCGTGAATTTTATAGAATCATTATGGTAGACCGTCGTCAAAAGACCTTGGCTGCCATTAAAATACCAGCACCGAGGACCATTTGTCTTTATTCAACAGCCGTGAAGTTTATCTgggttttctttaaaaaaagggatataataatttgaaaaaaaggcgACTGACCGGATCGATGGTATTGATTAAATTGCCATAAACTTAATCGTACCGATAGTTTTATTCAATGATACAGCATATTGATTGTCGTCGAAACATTACGCCATAAAACGGCCTTCCttttaaaagggaaaaagataaataagTGGGTAAGATAACAAGGTAAAATACTGTGCCTAATAAAATGGAGATGGGCTTATATACTTGGCCGCCATTTTGCAGCCACGGGAGATATAACAAGGATATCCAATTACCCATCATACAGCTCTAGCTTATATAGATAAATGTGGCAGTCGGTATATACAGTCAAGTAGAGATGTATAGTGATGGACGTGAGCAGTGGTAAGTAGGCTGGCTTGATTGAGGTAACGAACAAAACTGAGTCAAAGGAGGTAAAATATATAGCGTGAGTGCCAGCGTATTTTACTCGGACAAACAATAATCATAGATCTGTAGACTATATTAGAGGAATTAAGGTCAATGACGTTATGCTCTTGTGTATGTAGAAAACGATGTTTAGACTATATATAGTTAttctttgtcatttttaaACAGTTCACTTATGTACTTTGGTGCATCAGGATAGGCTACGAAAATAAACATCCAAATGGAGGGGACGACACAGAGCTCGATTGCGTGAATAAAAGGAGTCGATGGACCCTGTCGGTTGTTGTTGAATGTCATGGACACAATGAAACCTAACAACCTATACGAGAGAAATAGAGACAAATTAAAGTTTGTGTGGAAAAGAGATCGAGAAAACGGGGGAAAGAGAGAGTCGGGATCGGATGGATTTCCATAGGGACTTTGGGGGAAGGAAATATATGGAGCGAGAGAGATCTATTGTTATTTAGACTGATGTCATTCACTATATATAGTGAAATATTGATCCGCTAAATACGAGGTTCCAACGGAGAATATCAGCTGTGTAATTAAAGGAGATCAACATAATTATACGGCTCCCTCATCACGGGCGGAGAATCATTTCTCTATTCAACGACGAAGAAGACAATATCGCGCCTGTCGTTTATGTAGATCCGAGTACTGCGCCTATCGTCTTTGTATACGCATCTACCTCACTTATTTTTCATTCCATCATTCCAAGACTTTGAAAGGTCAATCAATACGAAAGTAGCCAAACATGGAAATGAAATTCACGCTCTGCACTCATGTTACAGTCTATAAATGTAGACTGCGTCATGATGGGAAGTAGCCAGGCAAGATTTCGATGACGTTAGTCTTTCTGTCGTAATGGATTCTGCTTTCTAAATGTCAGTATACTCTACATATCGGTTTTTACCTTTTAACAATCCACTTGCAGCAATGGAAATGAGGGTAGATAGATGAAACAAGCCAAGTGCAAAGTAACTAGGTCGAGCTCTTTAATCATCACGTCCGGTTCGAAGAACTTTTGCTGAGCAACAATCGAGTCCTCTTCTTAATGAAATCTTCTGACTTTTAACCTTGTTCAGTTCATTAGtagaattttatttaaaaggaTTTGTATCTTCTTACAAAGATCCAAAAGCGGAACCTTTACGACAATCTTGTTTATATGTTTGATACACTTTACATCGGTGATATCGCATCTATCGCCCTGATGGGGTTTGAATTAAAAATCAACGACACCCGCCGTAGTTGTTCATGATCAACGGCAGAATTAAGTGTCACTTATTCCTTTATTTCTGTCTTCCTTCCGGCTACGCTTGAGAAATTTATGAGCGGGGACCACGTCGAGCAAGTAAATCATTCAGAACGCCACTGGTGCTGCGGCTCTAAATTTACAATAAGCCCCGCTAGTGCGACACACTACGTGTTGCAGAGGAAATAGAGGCTCCAGgaggaacaaaaaaaacaaacaaaaaaaacaaaaaaatgcgtaGTGATAATCAAGAACAGGTTGAACAGACACGAACACAAGCCACGAAGGCATATGTGTTTTGCATGGAAATTGGTTTCAATATTAAGTATAGTGAATTCTATAGGCCACCGTAAAGTAGTAGCTGTAGTATTACCGCTCCCGAAATAGATGTAACAAACTATCGGGAGCGAAACTGAATCCATTTGGACAGTTCTGGCCGTTCGGGATGTCAGGAAAAAGTTTTAGAGAGCACACACGATATCCTCTTATTCATCTAATGGATCTATAGTTTTCACTCAGGTAAGTCTtcctttatctttttttttttcttttgtactCTTTTGATGATATCgaattttttcctctttttgttgttttcaatTCCATCATctgttaaaaaagaaacttaaAGCACACCACCTAGCGGCGAGAGTTAATATCTTTTGCTTAAACTGTCATGCGCAAAGCAGACGAACAACCTTTCTTCCGGAGACGTCCCACCCCCATTGCACACAACACACGGATGAATTCACATAGGACTGTAGTTGTCGTGTAGAAAAGATAGAAGAAGGGCGTCGTGTCTATTTTGCGTGATCAGAGTGGTGATGCAAAGCTGAAGCTTCGTGTGAAAAGGTGTTGAGCTTCTCATTATCGTATTGGACCAAGACTTAACCCTCTTGTCACGAGGAATCGAAACCCAACAAGATAAAGAAACCTACGATAAACCACACTGCCCAAAAGCAGTGATGGCGAATTTTGCTTACACTTGTGTTTTGGCTTCATTCGTACAAACATTAACCCATGACTGTGTAGCTAGAAATCAACAGTAGATTTCTGCTCTCCTGGCAGCTTCAGCTTCTCAGCTTGGACCCAGCGACCACATCCAGCCTGGCTCCCATCGCTTCCCCTCCCTGGGTGGTTTTGTCCTGTGTGAACTCTGGAGGGGGAAGTTCTTTTCCTTGTTCTGATTTTGAGCAGCAAACTTCCTGCTGTCAATATTTCATCCACGAATGCCCTGAAAGGTTGCCTGTGAGTGTGTGTTGCATATTCGCAGCACTGCAGAACAAACATAGGGGCATCCCCCATTTCGTAAAGCTGGTTCAGCCACTGTGCAGGCCTTTTATCACGCACATCAACTTGGAGTGAAAGTGAAAGTGCGGTTGTGGTCGGGGCCGTTCATCCTTACTGTAATTTCActcctttttttggtttttttttcttttcttttgcattttACTGTTGTCGTCGACCAGTGCTGCCATTCGTCTTTCTATCGTGGCCAAAGCAAAACGATCAAATAGAAGGAGGAAATCGTAAAATAGGTTTATCAACAGTTCGGTTTTCCTTTTGCGGTTGCTTGAGAATCGGCGTGAAAAGATTCCGTCCGAGAAAACGGAAACCAACCAAGGCTTTAATCGCAGCCGTCAAGTATCCGGACGGATCCAACAAAGTCTACGGGTTGCCACTGGCCGGAGATTCCACAGCACAAAATCGGTcgtgaaaatagaaaaaaaaaaagaattgggcgagaaagaaagaaagaagagacgTCGAAATCAGTCGAGGCGGATTGGATCGACCAAATCTGCGGTCATCCTAATTGCGCGTCAGCTGCATGTTTTTCCAGCACGGCGCCGCCATGAAGAGGTTCACATTCAAAGGAGTTTTGGACAATTTTCGGCAATCGGTGAGCCAGCCGACCAAATCTGAGCAGCCCGAGCTGATCGAGACCCTTAAAACTGAGCACTGTCAACTTGCTAGAGTgagttgtttcttttgtttttctgcatttcttctttttccaatcTTCATCTCGtacattttcatttgaaatgcCTTTCCCTCACgcgtttgttgttgtcgttatTTGTTACTGTCATTGCCAACTCGCCTGTCACTCGGAAGCagcattttttgtgtgtgttgtccTCGTAACGTTTTGCGATCCCTCCTCTCGTCTGGCCACGGAAAACTTTGCTTCCAAGTTTTCAAAGAAGCAAGTGACGATCGACTCGACCCGTGATTGAAACGATTCATCCAGGCAGGGCTTGCTCACGGCCCATCTCTTTCTCTGTCTAGCTGCTTCGATCTGATGCCTTTggccgttttcttttttcttcaggCCCGTCCCAAGTGTGAGATCAGTTGCGTCGGAAGGCCGAATAATCGATGAAAAGACTAGCCATGTGGCGAAGTCAAGTCACATCCCTCTCCATAAAGTcgaaagaaaagtaaaagatTTCTCATGTCCGTTTCTATCTTCATCTCGCACTCATTCGCTCGTaccattttttccccttcattcattttcttttgtttcgacTTCCTtcccgttaaaaaaaaaatttagccCTTCCGTTCCCATCGTTTCGAGCCATTTTCTCTCTGTCTTTCCGGAATTAGACGAAACAAACGGATTTTTGTTGGTTTCACGCACGTCAAAAAAGCTGTCGATCCGGGGGATTTTTAACGCGCAACATATCCGCAGAGTTTGAGCGGCGTGAGTGGGTAGGATTCCCGTTCCCGTCGCACACAATCGGAAATTACCAGCAAAACGCTCCTTGGTCCGctcgccttttctttttatccggCACGCCATCGCGTGACGCCACAAACGCCGTGCCACTGCCGCAAGTTTTCCAATCGATTTGCTTGAATTAAAATCAATTGTTCAACTTTGGCCTGATGTCAATTGGCAGTTAAATGTTTCTCATTGAAATTCAGAGTCGTCGTTGAAGAGGGAATGTTGAAGGTGGTTcgtggttttaaaaaaaaaacaaaacaaaaaaacaagatgtGTGGCTCCAGGCCACGGAATCGATTGAATCATCTGGTTGTTTGACGAGTGGCAGAAGGAGGGGGTGGGAATTCAAGGAGGCCGTTCGGAACGGTAGTTGACGTAAGCAATTGACGGCAGTCAGGTCAATTgccttttgtttgtttttatacaATCAATTGGAAAGGTTAAGAGCTTTTGGCGGCTGGGAAAAATGTCGTGCAACAAATCAAGTTgtcccatttttgttttccccgaATTTTTTATGGCAGGTTTGACctcatttttcttctctttttgttttgttttgcggAAATGAGAATCGTTTCCGGTCTATACACCATTCTGTTCAGTCATTTTCGCAGCATACAAAGAGAGAAAGTCATTGAAAGCTGGTCGTACTTCTTCTCGTTGATGGCCGACACCTCGCAGTATAACTTATAGGATCGAAgccaataagaaaaaaaagctttggGCTGGGCCTTTGGTTCGGCGTTCGAGAATCGACCATTTCGTGTCGAAAATGTAGTCGATCGACGCTATAAATCGGCAACACGTCAACTGTTATCGTTGGACTTTTCCTCTCGAAATGGGCGCAAAACCTTTGAAAACAATCGGCGTGTGTACGCACCCGACTTTGTACGTGTTGCAACGTTCTGGCGGCTACTCTGACTTTGATCTCTGacatgatttttgtttatttttggtttgcgAAAATGTAAACATATTTTTCTTGTGTATGGGCCCACCGTGTCTAGCGACGCTCTATGGCCATACACACAGACATCTAAAtcgaagagaaagaaaagaaacgtagtcgatgttcttcttcttttcatcccgccctccttttttttggatTCCGAATCATAACCTTGGCTACGTCTTCTCCTTCGCCTGCCAGCGATCCTTATTGATTTCTGCGCGTTCACCATGTCACATGCGCTTGTTGGGCGTTCTCTACGGTGTTGTTGTTGACaatgtttcttatttgttttgtttgtttcttttctttctttgctttCCTCTCCTCCTTACACACATCTCTTGTCTAATTTATGGTGTATACAAACATTATTCGCAGACGGCCCGTCATGGCTTCCCGCATCAACCAACCGCCTTGGCTTACGATCCTATTCAACGGCTCGTCGCTATTGGAACCAAATCCGGCGCCATTCGAATGTAagtctttttcatttgttatttttttgttgattggtcaccgactttgttgttgttcttgttgTATCTAACGTAAGAGAAAAGAGAGGGCAGGGGATCAAACAAATGATGGAAGAGAAAATCTTGAAATCCACGGCCCTTCACCTCGCGTTTCTCGTTTTAGGGGCTAGCCAACAAGATCAATTGATTACCGGTGATGGCCTCCTTTGACATTCACTACATCATATGGATATAGTCAAGTCCAGCGCAAGTGttgggcaattttttttttgctcagCTTTAATCGATTGAGTTTTCTTGTCGAATCAGCTCGTtcggccctttttttttttttttcttcttttcttctccctttttgtttgtatttatCTGGTGCGTGTGTGACTCGCTGGTCTGAGGACGTGTCTAGCAAGTTTCCGGAACCCTAGAGTGGAGACGGGAAGTATCCGTGTCTTGATTTGATCAGGATCACGTCAACTCTCTTCCGTCCCTCCTCACACCCtccttcgttttcttttagcCTATCAATCACGTTCTATTGCCCCCTCCATCTTTTCTTATTGTTGATGGTGATAACGAGGCCGATTTTCATATCAAATAgaaaattccctttttttttaatttttttgtctattCAAGAACACGTCCATGGTCGTGAGATTAGCGCGAATCAAGTTTGTCTTCCATCACCCCGTTTGGGTTGCCATCTTTGTTTGAAAGGAGCGAAGACGAGCGTCAAGAATGTGGCCCCTCATCTTCTCCTTTACgatctttttttgttggccTGTTGCATA
This genomic window contains:
- the LOC116917793 gene encoding uncharacterized protein LOC116917793, which produces MDNAPTVESRKRHLSEGEDISGQQDTRRVRSLLEVADHGLNPHRTAYQAAPGGQQGPGALAVALVRPFACEETSRLHRPPSPPESDCSSDNSDEEDDSEDDEIGHGDATLAGYEYCSKEAIRYLMEEEKLNADHPVIQQLQQHLDSRRSHVASNPGPSSNNVIP